The Deinococcus sonorensis KR-87 genome includes a window with the following:
- the ligA gene encoding NAD-dependent DNA ligase LigA, producing the protein MSAAAGTEARYRELVELTQYHSRLYHQQDAPEISDDAYDALMRELRALETEHPEWVNAELPSPQVGFAPAATFAAVDHPTPMTSLDNVFTDEELAGFQERLARSLNAPLDSQFPYTCELKIDGLSVNLYYRDGELQWAATRGNGVTGEDVTRQVLTIPGIPTRLEGLKGELEVRGEVYLSRADFAALNAEAEELGGVLLKNPRNGAAGALRQKDPEVTRRRRLKAILYALGKRDGVEVRTQWELLNWLEQRGFPISQYSRHVQGIEEAAAYHRDMVAQRPDLPFDVDGTVIKLDSLNLQAEAGFTSRAPKWAIAYKFPVQEAQTRLLDITINVGRTGKLAPLAHLEPQLIEGSTVSKATLHNEDFIAGLDLRIGDMVVVRKAGGVIPEIVRVLPELRPADSVPYQFPTHCPVCGHAAVRAEGDANTYCVNPACPAQAYERLRYFVSRGALDIRGIGEKLTRQLIEAGYVHDAADLYRLTAEQLSGLERGGDKKAANILAQLEESKQRPLWRLINALGMPGVGERGAQALASAFGSLERLEAATPEALAAVHGVGETLAESIHTALHDDAMQRLLRKLQAAGLNPQTQQQERGTALAGLNFVITGSLSRPRDEFKAVIEQEGGRVTGSVTGKTSYLLAGEDAGSKLTRAQELKVPVLDEAGLEALLESRRAQD; encoded by the coding sequence ATGAGTGCCGCTGCCGGAACCGAAGCCCGTTACCGCGAACTGGTGGAGCTGACCCAGTATCACAGCCGCCTGTACCACCAGCAGGACGCCCCCGAGATCTCGGACGACGCTTACGACGCCCTGATGCGCGAGCTGAGGGCGCTGGAGACCGAGCACCCCGAGTGGGTGAACGCCGAGCTGCCCAGCCCCCAGGTGGGCTTCGCGCCGGCGGCCACCTTCGCGGCGGTGGACCATCCCACCCCCATGACCAGCCTGGACAACGTCTTTACCGACGAGGAGCTGGCCGGCTTTCAGGAGCGGCTGGCCCGCTCGCTGAACGCGCCGCTGGACAGCCAGTTCCCGTACACCTGCGAGCTGAAGATCGACGGCCTGAGCGTCAACCTGTACTACCGGGACGGTGAGCTGCAGTGGGCCGCCACCCGGGGCAACGGCGTGACCGGCGAGGACGTGACGCGGCAGGTGCTGACCATTCCCGGCATTCCCACCCGGCTGGAGGGCCTGAAAGGTGAGCTGGAGGTGCGCGGCGAGGTGTACCTCAGCCGGGCGGACTTCGCGGCGCTGAACGCCGAGGCCGAGGAACTGGGCGGCGTGCTGCTCAAGAACCCGCGCAACGGGGCAGCCGGAGCGCTGCGGCAGAAGGACCCGGAGGTGACGCGCCGCCGCCGCCTGAAGGCCATCCTGTACGCACTGGGCAAGCGCGACGGGGTGGAGGTCCGCACCCAGTGGGAGCTGCTGAACTGGCTGGAACAGCGGGGCTTTCCGATCAGCCAGTACTCGCGCCACGTGCAGGGCATCGAGGAGGCGGCCGCCTACCACCGCGACATGGTGGCGCAGCGCCCGGACCTGCCCTTCGACGTGGACGGCACCGTCATCAAGCTGGACAGCCTGAACCTGCAGGCCGAGGCCGGGTTCACCAGCCGCGCGCCCAAGTGGGCCATCGCCTACAAGTTTCCGGTGCAGGAGGCGCAGACCCGCCTGCTGGACATCACCATCAACGTGGGGCGCACCGGCAAGCTGGCCCCGTTGGCGCACCTGGAGCCGCAGCTGATCGAGGGCAGCACCGTCAGCAAGGCCACCCTGCACAACGAGGACTTCATCGCCGGCCTGGACCTGCGCATCGGGGACATGGTGGTGGTCCGCAAGGCGGGTGGCGTGATTCCCGAGATCGTGCGGGTGCTGCCGGAGCTGCGCCCGGCAGACAGCGTGCCGTACCAATTCCCCACCCACTGCCCGGTGTGCGGCCACGCGGCGGTGCGGGCGGAGGGCGACGCCAACACCTACTGCGTCAACCCGGCCTGCCCGGCGCAGGCCTACGAGCGGCTGCGGTACTTCGTGTCGCGCGGGGCGCTGGACATCCGGGGCATCGGGGAGAAGCTGACCCGCCAGCTGATCGAGGCCGGCTACGTCCACGACGCCGCCGACCTCTACCGCCTCACCGCCGAGCAGCTGAGTGGCCTGGAGCGCGGCGGTGACAAGAAGGCCGCCAACATCCTGGCCCAGCTGGAGGAGAGCAAGCAGCGCCCGCTGTGGCGCCTGATCAACGCGCTGGGCATGCCCGGCGTGGGCGAGCGTGGCGCTCAGGCGCTGGCCTCGGCGTTTGGGAGTCTGGAGCGGCTGGAAGCGGCCACGCCCGAGGCGCTGGCGGCGGTGCACGGGGTGGGCGAGACGCTGGCGGAATCCATTCACACCGCCCTGCACGACGACGCGATGCAGCGCTTGCTACGCAAGCTGCAGGCGGCCGGTCTGAACCCGCAGACGCAGCAGCAGGAGCGCGGCACGGCGCTGGCGGGGCTGAACTTCGTGATCACCGGCAGCCTGTCGCGCCCGCGGGACGAATTCAAGGCCGTGATCGAGCAAGAGGGCGGGCGCGTGACCGGCAGCGTGACCGGCAAGACCAGCTACCTGCTGGCCGGCGAGGACGCCGGCAGCAAACTGACCCGCGCCCAGGAGCTGAAGGTCCCGGTGCTGGACGAGGCGGGGCTGGAGGCGCTGCTGGAGAGCCGCCGCGCCCAGGACTGA
- a CDS encoding metallophosphoesterase family protein produces the protein MTVRLAVFGDIHGNLPAFEALLNDVRGQAPDQLLCTGDVISGGAWPAECVQLLASLNCPVVQGNADQDALQPTPFQPRGVPDEQQIHDLDVWGHTQLGEAELGLITAYRTTVELPGLLAFHGSPADCREVIGAATPQERLAELRATFGPQAIWVGGHTHQPLLRTLDGWRLLNPGSVGLAYELRGARYVNVAHAEYLLLDGANVQFRRVPYDVRAVQQGIRERGLPHAEWWAAEWVPA, from the coding sequence ATGACTGTGCGGCTGGCGGTGTTCGGGGACATCCACGGCAACCTGCCCGCCTTCGAGGCGCTGCTGAACGATGTGCGGGGTCAGGCGCCGGATCAGCTGCTGTGCACCGGCGACGTGATCAGCGGGGGCGCGTGGCCCGCCGAGTGCGTGCAGCTGCTGGCCAGCCTGAACTGCCCGGTGGTGCAGGGCAATGCCGACCAGGACGCCCTGCAGCCCACACCGTTCCAGCCGCGCGGCGTTCCGGACGAGCAGCAGATCCACGACCTGGACGTCTGGGGCCACACCCAGCTGGGCGAGGCAGAGCTCGGCCTCATCACGGCCTACCGGACCACGGTGGAGCTGCCCGGCCTGCTGGCCTTTCACGGCTCGCCGGCCGATTGCCGGGAGGTGATCGGCGCGGCCACCCCTCAGGAGCGGCTGGCCGAGCTGCGCGCCACCTTCGGGCCGCAGGCCATCTGGGTGGGTGGCCATACCCACCAGCCGCTGCTGCGGACGCTGGACGGGTGGCGGCTGCTGAACCCCGGCTCGGTGGGCCTGGCCTATGAGCTGCGGGGCGCGCGGTATGTGAACGTCGCCCACGCCGAGTACCTGCTGCTGGACGGCGCGAACGTGCAGTTCCGCCGGGTGCCGTACGACGTGCGGGCGGTGCAGCAGGGCATCCGTGAGCGGGGCCTGCCACACGCCGAGTGGTGGGCCGCCGAGTGGGTGCCGGCCTGA
- a CDS encoding ABC transporter ATP-binding protein: MTRPSSSPNAIELRGITKRFPLVLANDNISMTVKWGSIHALCGENGAGKSTLMKILYGMQPPTSGEILVDGQPVTLHDPKDAIRLGIGMVHQHFMLVEPLTVTENVILGSEPTQGTSINYAAARRRVAELIRQFGFDLDPDARIEDLPLGLQQKVEILKTLYRGARILILDEPTAVLTPSETDELFDFLKNNYARSGNSVIFISHKLHEVLHISDEISVIRDGKMIGTIPAQGATTETLARMMVGREVVMRVQKAAATPGEVALELHNVVVGSGNKPAVDHVSFQVRAGEIVGIAGVEGNGQSELVEAITGLQRYQGQIRYQGQEVHGASNVSLAGVSHIPEDRNERGLVLDMTTAENFILGEQNRAPFAGTLGFLNQEAIQENARALSEAYDVRPRSASLLAGQYSGGNAQKIIVAREMRKNPKILVASQPTRGVDIGAIESIHRQIVAARDQGLAVLLVSADLGEVMNLSDRILVMYEGRIAGEVAAAEATETQLGLMMTGSGTARPAAPDSNHPAAVE, from the coding sequence ATGACCAGGCCCTCCTCGTCCCCGAACGCCATCGAACTGCGCGGCATCACCAAGCGCTTTCCGCTGGTGCTGGCCAACGACAACATCTCGATGACCGTGAAGTGGGGCAGCATCCACGCGCTGTGCGGTGAGAACGGCGCCGGCAAGAGCACCCTGATGAAGATCCTGTACGGCATGCAGCCGCCCACCAGCGGCGAGATTCTGGTGGACGGCCAGCCGGTGACGCTGCACGACCCCAAGGACGCGATCCGGCTGGGCATCGGGATGGTGCACCAGCACTTCATGCTGGTGGAGCCGCTGACCGTGACCGAGAACGTGATCCTGGGCAGCGAGCCCACCCAGGGCACCAGCATCAACTACGCGGCGGCCCGCAGACGGGTGGCCGAGCTGATCCGGCAGTTCGGCTTCGATCTGGACCCGGACGCCCGCATCGAGGACCTGCCGCTGGGGCTGCAGCAGAAGGTGGAGATTCTCAAGACGCTGTACCGGGGCGCGCGCATCCTGATTCTGGACGAACCGACCGCCGTGCTGACGCCCAGCGAGACCGACGAACTGTTCGACTTCCTGAAGAACAACTACGCTCGCAGCGGCAACAGCGTGATCTTCATCAGCCACAAGCTGCACGAGGTGCTGCACATCAGTGACGAGATCAGCGTGATCCGCGACGGCAAGATGATCGGCACCATTCCGGCGCAGGGCGCCACCACCGAGACGCTCGCCCGCATGATGGTGGGCCGCGAGGTAGTGATGCGGGTACAGAAGGCCGCCGCCACCCCGGGCGAGGTGGCGCTGGAGCTGCACAACGTGGTGGTGGGCAGCGGCAACAAGCCGGCTGTGGACCACGTCAGCTTTCAGGTGCGGGCCGGCGAGATCGTGGGCATTGCGGGGGTGGAGGGCAACGGCCAGAGCGAGCTGGTGGAGGCGATCACCGGCCTGCAGCGCTACCAGGGCCAGATCCGCTACCAGGGCCAGGAGGTGCACGGCGCCAGCAACGTGTCGCTGGCCGGCGTGAGTCACATTCCCGAGGACCGCAATGAGCGCGGGCTGGTGCTGGACATGACCACCGCCGAGAACTTCATCCTGGGCGAGCAGAACCGTGCACCCTTCGCCGGCACCCTGGGGTTCCTGAACCAGGAGGCGATTCAGGAGAACGCCCGCGCCCTGTCGGAGGCCTACGACGTGCGCCCGCGCAGCGCGTCGCTGCTGGCCGGTCAGTACTCGGGCGGCAATGCCCAGAAGATCATCGTGGCGCGCGAGATGCGCAAGAACCCGAAGATCCTGGTGGCCAGCCAGCCGACCCGGGGCGTGGACATTGGGGCCATCGAGTCGATTCACCGGCAGATCGTGGCGGCGCGCGACCAGGGGCTGGCGGTGCTGCTGGTCAGCGCCGACCTGGGCGAGGTGATGAACCTCTCGGACCGCATCCTGGTGATGTACGAGGGGCGCATCGCCGGTGAGGTGGCGGCGGCCGAGGCCACCGAGACGCAGCTGGGCCTGATGATGACCGGCTCCGGCACCGCGCGGCCCGCCGCGCCCGACTCGAACCATCCGGCCGCGGTGGAATGA
- a CDS encoding divergent PAP2 family protein, whose amino-acid sequence MNSLQDLMGNRWLWVAVLAMLFAQALKVVLVLLIERRWRPDMFWQTGGMPSSHSALVSALSTGVALSHGLGSPLFAVSAGFSLIVMHDASGVRRSSGMQARLINELVEELRAVVREGFAPEPLRVLLGHTYLEVLAGLLIGLLAGFLAFRWL is encoded by the coding sequence ATGAACAGCCTGCAGGACCTGATGGGTAACCGCTGGCTGTGGGTGGCGGTGCTGGCCATGCTGTTCGCCCAGGCGCTGAAGGTGGTGCTGGTGCTGCTGATCGAGCGGCGCTGGCGCCCCGACATGTTCTGGCAGACCGGGGGCATGCCCAGCAGTCACAGCGCGCTGGTCTCGGCGCTCAGCACCGGCGTGGCGCTGTCCCACGGCCTGGGGAGCCCGCTGTTTGCCGTGAGCGCCGGCTTCAGCCTGATCGTGATGCACGATGCCTCCGGGGTGCGCCGCAGCAGCGGCATGCAGGCCCGCCTGATCAACGAACTGGTGGAGGAACTCCGGGCGGTGGTGCGAGAAGGCTTCGCGCCGGAACCGCTGCGGGTGCTGCTGGGCCACACGTACCTGGAGGTGCTGGCCGGGCTGCTGATCGGGCTGCTGGCCGGATTCCTGGCCTTCCGTTGGCTGTGA
- the alr gene encoding alanine racemase codes for MLPRAVATISAAALSHNLRLLSGRAGVPLILPVKANAYGHGLEEVVQIAAPLPEVWGFAVALPQEAVTVARLNTGKPVLLLTPAAPEEMAELARLGVRIPIGTAAELAALPPEAKAHLKVDTGMNRLGARPAEALDLGRELARRGQLEGLYTHFASADEPDPSGALRQFEAFLAVRRHFPDALAHASNGGGVLSFGPLDSMTMARPGLASYGYAPEHLSGVLDLQPVMTLQGRVGAVHTALAGEQVSYSGLWTAPRDTRVATVQVGYADGYPRSATLQAQVWVQGERRTVLGRICMDQMMVDVTGLDVNPGDYLTLWGPQGIHPGEVARWGGVVEYELLTGLSARVARQVG; via the coding sequence ATGTTGCCGCGCGCCGTCGCCACCATCTCTGCCGCCGCCCTGAGCCACAACCTGCGCCTGCTGAGCGGGCGGGCGGGGGTCCCGTTGATCCTGCCGGTCAAGGCCAATGCCTACGGGCACGGCCTGGAGGAGGTGGTGCAGATCGCGGCGCCGCTTCCCGAGGTCTGGGGCTTTGCGGTGGCGCTCCCCCAGGAAGCGGTGACGGTGGCCCGGCTGAACACCGGCAAGCCGGTGCTGCTGCTGACCCCCGCCGCTCCGGAGGAGATGGCGGAGCTGGCCCGGCTGGGCGTACGGATTCCCATCGGCACCGCCGCCGAACTGGCGGCCCTGCCTCCGGAGGCAAAGGCCCACCTGAAGGTGGACACCGGTATGAACCGGCTGGGCGCACGGCCCGCCGAGGCGCTGGACCTGGGCCGCGAACTGGCGCGGCGGGGACAGCTGGAAGGGCTGTACACTCACTTCGCCAGCGCCGACGAGCCGGACCCGAGCGGCGCGCTGCGGCAGTTTGAAGCGTTCCTGGCGGTGCGTCGGCACTTTCCGGACGCGCTGGCCCACGCGTCCAACGGGGGCGGGGTGCTGAGTTTTGGCCCGCTGGACAGCATGACCATGGCGCGGCCCGGGCTGGCCAGCTACGGCTACGCGCCCGAGCACCTGAGCGGCGTGCTGGATCTGCAGCCGGTGATGACCCTGCAGGGCCGGGTGGGCGCGGTGCATACCGCGCTGGCCGGCGAGCAGGTCAGTTACAGCGGCCTGTGGACCGCCCCGCGCGACACCCGGGTGGCCACGGTGCAGGTGGGCTACGCTGACGGCTACCCGCGCAGCGCGACCCTGCAGGCCCAGGTCTGGGTGCAGGGGGAGCGCCGCACCGTGCTGGGGCGCATCTGCATGGACCAGATGATGGTGGACGTGACCGGGCTGGACGTGAACCCTGGCGACTACCTCACGCTGTGGGGGCCGCAGGGCATCCACCCCGGCGAGGTGGCCCGCTGGGGTGGCGTGGTGGAGTATGAGCTGCTGACCGGCCTGTCGGCGCGGGTGGCGAGGCAGGTGGGCTAG
- the smpB gene encoding SsrA-binding protein SmpB — protein sequence MRRVYTNRRAHFDYELLERYEAGIALTGSEVKSVRAGGVDFRDAFARVQNGNLELEGLYIPTYTEATYNNHEPRRTRRLLLHRQEIDKIRRALTQKGLSLVPTKLYQKGRVFKVELAVARGKKLHDKRRSESERQAKREMREI from the coding sequence ATGCGGCGCGTGTACACTAACCGCCGCGCTCACTTCGACTACGAACTGCTGGAGCGCTATGAAGCTGGCATCGCGCTGACCGGGAGCGAGGTCAAGAGCGTGAGGGCCGGAGGTGTGGATTTCAGAGACGCTTTTGCCCGCGTGCAGAACGGCAATCTGGAGCTGGAAGGACTGTATATCCCGACCTACACCGAGGCCACCTACAACAACCATGAGCCGCGCCGCACCCGGCGCCTGCTGCTGCACCGCCAGGAGATCGACAAGATCCGCCGTGCCCTGACCCAGAAGGGGCTGAGCCTGGTGCCCACGAAGCTCTACCAGAAGGGCCGGGTCTTCAAGGTGGAGCTGGCCGTGGCGCGCGGCAAGAAGCTGCACGACAAGCGCCGCAGCGAGTCGGAGCGTCAGGCCAAGCGGGAGATGCGCGAGATATGA
- a CDS encoding Asp23/Gls24 family envelope stress response protein, translated as MELEISKNVLMDIAATTLERIEGLEIALAPMKAAEVLKSGGSLGSNGPRRPRALRVSRDGGLVSVEVGLNVEYGRNLVTVAAQVQQAITENLELMTGLRVRAVNVTVQGIMLPKGA; from the coding sequence ATGGAACTGGAAATCAGCAAGAACGTCCTGATGGACATCGCGGCCACCACCCTGGAGCGCATCGAGGGGCTGGAGATCGCCCTGGCGCCGATGAAGGCCGCCGAGGTGCTCAAGTCCGGCGGGTCGCTCGGCAGCAACGGCCCGCGCCGCCCCCGCGCCCTGCGGGTCAGCCGCGACGGTGGCCTGGTCAGCGTGGAGGTGGGCCTGAACGTGGAGTACGGCCGGAACCTGGTGACCGTGGCGGCGCAGGTGCAGCAGGCCATCACCGAGAACCTGGAACTGATGACCGGCCTGCGGGTGCGCGCCGTCAACGTGACGGTGCAGGGCATCATGCTGCCGAAGGGGGCCTGA
- a CDS encoding BMP family lipoprotein produces the protein MKKMLTISLIAALGTTALAQNAVRVGMAYDAGGKFDKSFNQSAYNGALRAVKDLGVQEKDFEPSDPSQIVQGIRGFASQGFDLTIGVGFNNNASITQVAKENPDLYFGLVDDVSEAKNVASLTFQEEQGSYLVGYLAALNSSTGVVGFIGGMDIPLIHKFEAGYTAGAKAANKSVKVVSQYVGTTPDAWNNPGKAKEIAVSLRSKGADIIFAAAGASGNGLYDYIKQVQCLKANQLPSGVTFKTDNFAKVPKSASYKAACAGNTRPMFFIGVDSNQNYLGDFDKNPATMNHGLTSMLKRVDNAVYTLIKAVKGGQFKGGQQVFGLKANGVGYAVDEYNRALIPASQIAKVEAIKQQIIAGKIVVPSK, from the coding sequence ATGAAGAAAATGCTGACCATCAGCCTGATCGCCGCGCTCGGCACCACCGCCCTTGCCCAGAACGCTGTCCGGGTGGGCATGGCCTACGACGCGGGCGGCAAGTTCGACAAGAGCTTCAACCAGAGCGCCTACAACGGCGCGCTGCGGGCCGTCAAGGACCTGGGCGTACAGGAGAAGGACTTCGAGCCATCCGACCCCAGCCAGATCGTGCAGGGCATCCGCGGCTTCGCCAGCCAGGGCTTTGACCTGACCATCGGCGTGGGCTTCAACAACAACGCCAGCATCACCCAGGTGGCCAAGGAGAACCCGGACCTGTACTTCGGTCTGGTGGACGACGTGTCCGAGGCCAAGAACGTGGCCAGCCTGACCTTCCAGGAGGAGCAGGGCAGCTACCTGGTGGGCTACCTCGCCGCGCTGAACAGCAGCACCGGCGTGGTGGGCTTCATCGGCGGCATGGACATTCCGCTGATCCACAAGTTCGAGGCCGGCTACACCGCCGGAGCCAAGGCCGCCAACAAGAGCGTCAAGGTGGTCTCGCAGTACGTGGGCACCACGCCTGACGCCTGGAACAACCCCGGCAAGGCCAAGGAGATCGCGGTGAGCCTGCGCAGCAAGGGCGCCGACATCATCTTCGCGGCGGCGGGCGCGTCCGGCAACGGCCTGTACGACTACATCAAGCAGGTGCAGTGCCTGAAGGCCAACCAGCTGCCCAGCGGCGTGACCTTCAAGACCGACAACTTCGCCAAGGTGCCGAAGAGCGCCAGCTACAAGGCCGCCTGCGCCGGCAACACCCGCCCGATGTTCTTCATCGGCGTGGACAGCAACCAGAACTACCTGGGCGACTTCGACAAGAACCCCGCCACCATGAACCACGGCCTGACCAGCATGCTGAAGCGGGTGGACAACGCCGTGTACACCCTGATCAAGGCGGTCAAGGGCGGTCAGTTCAAGGGTGGCCAGCAGGTGTTCGGGCTGAAGGCCAACGGCGTCGGGTACGCCGTGGACGAGTACAACCGCGCCCTGATCCCGGCCAGCCAGATCGCCAAGGTCGAGGCGATCAAGCAGCAGATCATCGCGGGCAAGATCGTGGTGCCCTCCAAGTAA
- the nusB gene encoding transcription antitermination factor NusB gives MTRRREKAAQPTGSRRAAREFAFRVLFEAQQGDLDLGLARSRAEGAMREGDELVPALSDEGLTFAGVLLDAMAKHGREVDDLLRRTIRGWSFEQMAQTDLNVMRLAVLEMVFLNEVHPPVIESAVRIARKYGGEDSGRFVNGVLAGFSRSQGGGRDA, from the coding sequence GTGACGCGCCGCCGTGAGAAGGCCGCCCAGCCGACCGGCAGCCGCCGCGCGGCCCGCGAGTTCGCGTTCCGGGTGCTGTTCGAGGCGCAGCAGGGCGACCTGGACCTGGGGCTGGCCCGCAGCCGCGCCGAAGGGGCCATGCGTGAGGGCGACGAACTGGTGCCTGCGCTGAGCGACGAGGGCTTGACCTTCGCGGGGGTGCTGCTGGACGCCATGGCGAAGCATGGCCGCGAGGTGGACGACCTGCTGCGGCGCACCATTCGCGGCTGGAGCTTCGAGCAGATGGCGCAGACCGACCTGAACGTGATGCGGCTGGCGGTGCTGGAGATGGTGTTCCTGAACGAGGTGCACCCGCCGGTGATCGAGTCGGCGGTGCGGATCGCCCGCAAGTATGGCGGAGAGGACTCCGGGCGCTTCGTGAACGGGGTGCTGGCCGGGTTCTCGCGCAGCCAGGGCGGCGGACGGGACGCTTGA
- a CDS encoding bifunctional 5,10-methylenetetrahydrofolate dehydrogenase/5,10-methenyltetrahydrofolate cyclohydrolase yields MSARLLHGPPAADSLLAQVRQRLQRLSRPASLHVIRLGDDPASVSYVRLKDRQARALGLHSEVHVLPETTSQQELLQLVERLNLDPQVSGLLVQLPLPPHIQVSTVQRAIDPAKDVDGLHPHNVGRLWSGDPGLTPCTPAGILHLMDHYGLPVAGQRAVIVGRSTIVGRPLAAMLLARDATVTLAHSRTPDLHEVTSQAPLLIVATGVPGLITAGMVQPGATVIDVGVNRVPSTDGKVHLQGDVHPDVREVAGALTPVPGGVGPLTVAQLMLNTVLAAEGLQA; encoded by the coding sequence TTGAGCGCACGGCTGCTGCACGGCCCTCCGGCGGCAGACAGCCTGCTGGCCCAGGTCCGGCAGCGGCTTCAGCGGCTCTCCCGCCCGGCTTCCCTGCACGTCATCCGCCTGGGGGACGATCCGGCCAGCGTCAGCTACGTGCGCCTCAAGGACCGTCAGGCCCGCGCGCTGGGCCTGCACAGCGAGGTGCACGTGCTCCCGGAGACCACCAGCCAGCAGGAACTGCTGCAGCTGGTTGAGCGGCTGAACCTCGACCCGCAGGTCAGCGGCCTCCTGGTGCAGCTGCCGTTGCCGCCGCACATCCAGGTCAGCACGGTCCAGCGGGCCATTGACCCGGCCAAGGACGTGGACGGCCTGCACCCGCACAACGTGGGCCGGCTGTGGAGCGGCGACCCGGGGCTGACGCCCTGCACCCCCGCCGGGATCCTGCACCTGATGGACCATTACGGCCTGCCGGTGGCGGGTCAGCGGGCAGTCATCGTCGGGCGCAGCACCATCGTGGGGCGGCCCCTGGCGGCCATGCTGCTGGCCCGCGACGCGACCGTCACGCTGGCGCATTCGCGTACGCCGGACCTGCATGAAGTCACGTCGCAGGCGCCGCTGCTCATCGTGGCCACTGGCGTGCCGGGCCTGATCACCGCCGGCATGGTGCAGCCCGGCGCCACCGTGATCGACGTGGGTGTCAACCGGGTGCCCAGCACGGACGGCAAGGTCCATCTCCAGGGCGACGTGCATCCGGACGTGCGGGAGGTGGCCGGCGCCCTCACGCCGGTCCCGGGGGGAGTGGGTCCGCTGACGGTGGCGCAGCTGATGCTCAACACGGTGCTGGCCGCCGAGGGGCTGCAGGCATGA
- a CDS encoding phosphatase PAP2 family protein, with protein sequence MDIVHSLHAALGGPEPLWLALTSLGRDEVFIVVLALYSWLVNPAGMRRLGVAFGLSYLLNSLLKYGLNLSRPFALDPAVASPAAQATGGGPGFPSGHAQLSATLWLGMAAQLGRRWFWWVAGVLVLLISLSRIVLGVHYPLDVLGGLLLGGLFAWVAVSGRFPWNWWVPVLLLVVAAALPASVPREYSVGLGLTAGFWLLRPTFQAPRSWPARIGVAVVGLVLVFAVYFGLSALLPHAIRDLGGVRAVRYFLLVLMAGEVVPRVLRFWMQPDAVPVVSRA encoded by the coding sequence GTGGACATTGTACATTCCCTGCATGCCGCCCTGGGCGGCCCGGAACCGCTGTGGCTCGCGCTCACCAGCCTGGGGCGGGACGAGGTGTTCATCGTCGTGCTGGCGCTGTATTCCTGGCTGGTGAATCCGGCGGGCATGCGGCGGCTGGGGGTGGCCTTCGGCCTCAGCTACCTGCTCAACAGCCTGCTCAAGTACGGCCTGAACCTGTCGCGGCCCTTCGCCCTGGACCCGGCGGTGGCGTCGCCGGCCGCGCAGGCCACGGGCGGCGGCCCCGGGTTTCCCAGCGGCCACGCGCAGCTGAGCGCCACGCTGTGGCTGGGCATGGCCGCGCAGCTGGGTCGGCGGTGGTTCTGGTGGGTGGCGGGCGTGCTGGTGCTGCTGATCAGCCTCTCCAGGATCGTGCTGGGCGTGCATTACCCGCTGGACGTGCTGGGCGGTCTGCTGCTGGGCGGCCTGTTTGCGTGGGTGGCCGTGTCGGGGCGCTTTCCCTGGAACTGGTGGGTGCCGGTACTCCTGCTGGTGGTGGCCGCCGCCCTGCCGGCCAGCGTGCCGCGTGAGTATTCGGTGGGCCTGGGCCTCACCGCCGGGTTCTGGCTGCTGCGGCCCACGTTCCAGGCGCCGCGCAGCTGGCCGGCGCGCATCGGGGTGGCGGTGGTGGGACTGGTGCTGGTGTTCGCCGTCTACTTCGGCCTGAGTGCGCTGCTCCCGCACGCCATCCGCGACCTGGGCGGTGTGCGCGCGGTGCGCTACTTCCTGCTGGTGCTGATGGCTGGAGAGGTGGTGCCCAGGGTCTTGCGCTTCTGGATGCAGCCGGACGCCGTGCCGGTGGTCAGCCGCGCCTGA